GCCGCCGCCTCGGAGCGCCGTCAGGGTGCTCACCCGCGTTCCGGCGGCTCGTCGCGGAGCGCACTCCGGACCGGGATGCGTCATCGTCGCCGGCTGCCCGGCGGGGCAGGGCGCCGATACGTCTTCGGGCCGACGTCGTGTGTCGATCGGGCAGACATCGGCCGCCTCTTCGGCCATGCCGTGACCGGCCCGGGCCATCGCGGCCGCCGGGCGGCCGGCGCCACGCCGCCGGACTTCGTCCCGGGCCGCCCGACGGCGGACGTGATCGGGTTCTTCGGGGCGCTCGTGCGGCCAGTGGGGCACGTTGTCGCGTCACCGCCCGGGGACGTTCGCAGTGGCGGCCGGGCGCCTCTCATCGCCGTCGCGAACGTCTCGGTCGCCCGCCCCGGACCTCCACCGTCCGCCCCTGATGTAGACCGAATCGTGATCTTTCGGGTGTGCCGGGCGTGTCGTATCAGCGGTCGCGGCTCGTCTCGACGTCGGTCGAGCACGGCGGGCCTGCGCCGGATCGCGGCTGCGGCGTCCGCGCCGGAGCGATGGGGAAGACGGGTGCCACGGCGAACCGTCGTGCCTGCCCACAGCGCCGCCGTCCGCCGCCCCGGCTCTGATCGGCGACGGCCGGGGGTCGCCGCGAGCCTCGGTGTCCACCACACCGCTCACCGGCGGCCCGTGGATGGCTTGCGGGCGAAGTGTTGATGTCGAGGAACGACTGGGTCACATTCCGGTAGCGAATTCGATCGGCGCGGCCATACACCAGGTGAGGCAACAATCTGGAGGAACACCGTGTCATCCCAACGCCACGCGCGCCGAGCGTGGTTGATCTGGACCTTCGCCGTCATCGTCTATCTCGCCGCCGTATTCCACCGCGGTTCCCTCGGCGTCGCGGGAACCCTGGCCTCTGAGCGCTTCGCCATCGGCCCCGCCGCTCTCGGGGTCTTCACCGTCGTCCAGGTCGGCGTCTACGCCGCCATGCAGATCCCCACCGGACTGCTCGTCGACCGGTTCGGCCCACGCCGCGTGCTCACCGCCGCCGCCGTGCTCCTCGGCGTGGGACAACTCCTGTTCGCCCTCGTCGACTCGTACCCGGCCGCACTCGCCGCCCGTGTGACCGTCGGAGTCGGAGACGCGCTCACCTGGGTGAGCATCCTGCGGCTGGTCGCCGCACACTTCAGCTCCCGCCGCTATGCCCTCGTCGCCTCGATCTCCAGCGCGCTGGGCGCTCTCGGCGGCGTGCTCGCCACCGTTCCGCTCGGTCTGGCCCTGACGAACGTGGGCTGGACGCCGACCTTCGCGATCGTCGGACTCCTCACCGCCTCCTACGCCGTCATCGCGGGTCGCTTCGTCCGTGACACCCCTCCCGTGGCCGTCGAGCCGCCGCAGGCCTCGTCGGCCCCGACGGGCCTGCGCGAGGTGCTGAGCCGGGTCCCGGCCGTGTGGCGGGTGCCCGGCACCCGTCTGGCGTTCTGGGTGCACTTCTCCACGATGTTCCTGCCCGGTGTGCTGGGGCTTCTCTGGGGCTTCCCGTATCTGGTCGACGGCATCGGCGTCTCGCCGGGGACGGCTGGCGTCCTGGTCGGGCTGCTGGTCTTCGGCGGTGTCTTCGCGGGGCCGCTGGTCGGTGCCCTGATCGGCCACCGGCCCACCTGCCGGATGCCGCTGGTGATCGGCTATCTGCTCGCCACCGTCAGCGCGTTGACCATGCTGCTGGCCTGGCCCGGCGACGGTCCGCCGCTGCTGCTGGTGACCGTGGCGTTCGTGGTCTTCGCCTGCGGCGGCCCCGCGTCCTCGGTGGCCTTCGCCCTGGTGCGGGACTACAACAGCCTCACCGAGGTGGGCACCGCCACCGGAGTCGCCAACGTCGGCGGGCATCTGGCCACCGCCTTCTCCGCGCTGCTGATCGGGCTGCTGCTCGACGCGACGGCCGTCGACGGCACCGGCTCGTTCCGGATCGCCTTCCTCGGCGTCGGCGCCCTGCTGCTGTTCGGGCTGTCGCGCACCCTCGTCTGGTGGCGACGGGCCCGCGCCGTGGTGCTGGCCGCCGACGCCCGAGGCGAATCGGTGCCGGTGCGGCTGCGTCACCAGCGTTGGGACCTGCGGCAGGCGCCGGTGCCCGCTCGCGTCTGAGCAGGCGGCCGACGCCGTCCGCCCGAGACTTGGTGTCTGCCCCGCACTCCCGTCGGGAATCGCCACGGCGGTCCTCTCCGGATCCCGGACCCGAGCGGCCGGGATCCACCGGGGCGGGTCCCACCGGAGGGCGGGGAGCACCGGGCCGCGGCTCTCCGACCCGCCGCGGTCCGGCCGCCACGGCCGGGTCGACAGCGCCGCTCACCCGGCGGGCGGGGCGCTCCGAGGCGTGCGGCAGGATGTCACCCCGTGTCCGGACCGACTCGCAAGCCCCGTGCCTCCCGCCCCCCGGTGCCGCCCGGCCTCGTCGTCGTCGACAAGGAGAGCGGCATGACCTCGCACGACGTGGTCGCCGTGGCCCGCCGAATACTCGGAACCCGCAAGATCGGGCACGCGGGCACGCTCGATCCGATGGCCACCGGAGTGCTGGTCCTCGGCGTGGAGCGGGCGACGAAGCTTCTCGGTCACCTGGCGCTGGACACCAAGGCCTACCTGGCGACGATTCGGCTCGGCTCCGCCACCACCACCGACGACGCCGAGGGCGCGGTGCTCTCCACCGCCGACGCGAGCGGGATCGGCGAATCCGACGTGCGCGCTGCCATCGCACCGCTGGTGGGCGACATCCAACAGCGCCCCAGCGCCGTCAGCGCCGTCAAGGTCGACGGCAAGCGTGCCTACGCGCGTGTCCGGGCGGGCGAAGAGGTCGAACTGCCGCCCCGGCCGGTCACCGTCGCCCGGTTCGACGTGCTGGCCCAGCGCACCGAGGGCGAGTACGTCGATCTGGACGTCCTCGTCGAATGCTCCTCCGGCACCTACGTCCGCGCACTGGCCCGTGATCTGGGCGCCTCGCTCGGCGTCGGCGGCCACCTGGCCGCGTTGCGCCGGACGCGCGTCGGCCCGTTCGGCATCGGCGCCGCCAAGACCCTGGCCCGGCTTGAGGAGAAGCCCGAACTCTCACTCGGGTTGGCCGACGCCGTCGCCGCGGCCTTCCCACGACGCGATCTCGATCACGCCGAGGCCTCGGCGCTCGCCCACGGCGGCAGGCTGCCGCTCGCGGGCATCACGGGCGCCTACGGGGCATTCGACCCGGCCGGCCGGCTGATCGCGCTGGTCAGCGAGAAGAACGGCCAGGCGACGTCGCTGGTGGTGTTCGCGCCCGCGGGGGCGGCCGCCGACGCCCGCTGACCCTCCGGCACGCACCCGGTCCGGCCCTCGGACGACGTAGGGTGCTCTCCATGCAACGCTGGCGCGGTCTGGACGCCGTTCCCACGAACTGGGGTCGGTGCGTGGTCACCATCGGGATCTTCGACGGAGTGCACCGAGGTCATCGACAGCTCATCGCCTCCGCGGTCCGGCGAGCGCGTGAGCTCGAACTGCCGTGCGTCCTGCTGACCTTCGACCCGCACCCCTCCGAGGTGGTGCGGCCGGGCAGCCATCCTGCGCAGCTCAGCACCCTGCGGCGGCGGGCCGAGTTGGTCGAGGAACTCGGCGTCGACGTGTTCTGCGTGCTGCCCTTCACCTCGGAGGTCGCCAAGACCCCGCCGGACGCCTTCGTGCACGAGGTACTCGTGGAGCGGTTGCACGCCGCGGCCGTGGTGGTGGGGGAGAACTTCACCTTCGGCCACCGCGCCGCGGGCGACGTGGCGCTGCTGCGCACCCTCGGTCGGCGATTCGGCTTCGTCGCCGAGGGCACGCACCTGCTGGCCGAGAACGAGCTGACCTACTCCTCGACCTACATCCGTTCCTGCCTCTCGGCGGGTGACGTCGCGGCGGCGGCCGAGGCGCTCGGGCGACCCTACCGGCTGGAGGGCATCGTCATCCGGGGCGACGGCCGAGGTCGGGAACTGGGCTTCCCCACGGCGAACCTCTCCACGCACCGGTATGCCGCCGTGCCGGGAGACGGCGTCTACGCCTGTCGATTCGTGGTGCGCTCCCACGACGGAGCACAGGAGCGGCGCGTTCTTCCCGCCGCCGTGTCGGTGGGGACGAACCCGACGTTCTCCGGCGAGGAACGTCGCGTCGAGGCCTACGTGCTCGATGTGAACGAGGACTTCTACGGCGAGCACGTCGAGCTGGACTTCGTCGCCAAGCTGCGGAACATGGAGCGCTACGCCGAGGTGCAGGCGCTGATCGATCAGATGAACGTGGACGTGCGGCGAACGCGAGAGATCCTCACGGGGCGCGCGTGACGGAAGGGCACCGTCGACGTACGTGATTACCGTCGGTTCCGGTCCGCCATGCCTGGATGACCTGGCAGGATGGCCGGACCACTCGCCGAAGAAGGACATCGGCGTCGCCGCCGTCGCGTGGTGTGGGCATGAAGAGCGACGACTCAGCCGAGGAGCTGATGTGGAGGAGCAGAAGATCGTGCAGCGCAACCTGGCGTTGCAGCGAGAGTGGTACGGAGAGCCGCTCGGCGACCGGGTGCGCAGGCTGGTGGTCGCATACCGGATCTCGCAGGCTCAGCTCGCCGACGTACTCGGCATCAGCGCCCCGATGCTCAGCCAGGTCATGAGCGGCAGGCGGGCCAAGATCGGCAACCCCTCCGTGCTCGCCCGCCTGGTCATGCTGGAGCGCCGGGCCCTGGCCCGAGACGTCATCGCAGGCGACCGCGAGGCCATCCAACGCGCCCTCGACGAGGTGCGCAACTCCCGCCCCACCGTGGCCAGAGGCGAGCTGCCGATCAACGAGGGCAACCACGCCGACATCGTCGCGCAGGTGCTCGGGCAGGCTGCCAGCTTCGACGAGCTGATCGAGGCCGCCGAGCTGATCGAGGGCAGACTGCCCAAGCTGGCGCGCGTGCTGCGCGACGCCGCACGGGACTGACGGCACGGACAGGGCGCCCGGCGACATGCGGCTGTTCACCACGTTGTGGCCCACGTCCGCCGTCGTCGACGATCTGCGCGCGACGCTCACCAGGATTCGTGACCGGCGACCGGGCATCGCCGGTCCGGGCCTGCGCTTCGGCCCCGAGACGGAGTGGCACGTCACCCTGGCCTTCCACGGCGAGGACGTGGATTCCGCGCCCGTCGCCGACCGGCTGCGCGCCCTGATGACGGGGCTGACCTCTCCCCGGCTGCGCATCGCCGGCGCGGGCACCTTCGCGAAGGTCCTGTGGGCACGTGTCGTTCCGGAGGACGACGCGGCCGCCGCCGCGTTGACGGCGTTGGTGAGCGCGGCGGGCGGCGATCCGGCCGACTATCAGGCGCATCTGACACTGGCACGCTGGCGACCGCCCGCCGACGAGCCGAAGGCGTTGACGGCGGCGCTCGCCGACTACGTCGGACCGAGCTGGCGGCCTGCTGAGGCGTCGCTCGTCGAGAGCGGGTCGATCGTCGCCGAGGGCTCCCGCTTCCGCCGGGTGCTCGACGTCGCGTTGACGCGGTGACCGGACGTCCCGTCACCGTGGGTCTCGGCACCGGGTGCTCGTCTCAGGGTGTCCCGTCTCGGGCGGCCCGTACCGGCGGCCGTCGTCCTGTCTCGGCGCGTCGATGGTCGGCGAGTGTCCGCCCGCCCCGCCGCAGAGGGGTGCGCTGCCGGCCGTGAGGCGGAGAGGGCACGGAGACGAGGGCCTGCGGACACGGCGCCGGGCGAGGCGGTGAGGCGGGCCGAGCGGGTCGGATCGCGTCGGACGGCCGGGCATCGGCTGGTCGGCGGGTGGAGACGGTCCGGCCGCGGAGCGGGCACGGCGTGTGGTTCGGCCCGCGGTTCGGTTCGGCCTGCGGCTGGGTGCGACCGGTCCGCCGCACGCTCACGGCGTGACCGCGAGCCCGGCGGGACGAGACGACGCCGATGCCCCGCCCCTCGTTCGACGTCCACGATCCCGGCACGGCAGGCGAGCCGCGGGATCAGGCGCTCCCCGCCGCCACCGACCCGAGCGGCACCGACCGCGTCGTCACCGATTCCTGTGTCACCGACCCCGTCGTGATCGACCGCCGCGTCGCCGGCCGGCGACGGCCCGCAGGGTGCCCGGCGCCCCGCTCACCGAGGGTCCACCGCCAGCCGATACCCGCGCTTGACGACGGTCTGCACCAGCCGCGGCTCGCCGAGGGCCGTGCGCAGTCTGCCGATCGCGGTCTCCACGGCGTGCTCGTCGCCGCCGGTCGGCAGCGCCGCGAGCAGCCGCCGACGCGGCACCACCCGCCCCGGGGTCGCGGCCAACGCGCGGAACACCGCCATCGGGGCGCGCGGCACCGGCCGCAGCATCCCGTCGACGACCGCGGCGTGGCCGCGCAGCTCGACCTCGCGGGCGGCGATCCACAGTCGTCCGGCCCTGGCGGGCAGCGTCACGGCCAACTCCCGCACGAGCGCGCCGATCCGGGCCCGTTCAGGCCGCACCACCGGGACCCCCCGCGCCACGAGCGGGCCCGCGCAGATCGAGCCGACGCAGGCCGCCAGCACCTCGCGGCGCAGCTGAGCCAGCAGCGGCTCCTCCCGGCCCGTCTCCGCCGCCGCCGCGAGCAGGCTGGCCACCGCGGGGGCGCTGGTGAACGTCAGCGCATCCACCTGTCGGGTGAGGACGGCGTCCACCAGTCGATGCAACGGCGTCGGGTCCGACGGCGGCTGCCACCGATACACCGGCACCTCCACGACGTCCGCGCCCGCCGCGCGCAACGCGCCGACGAACTCCGGCTGCGGCTCGCCGTGCAGCTGCACCACGACCCGCCTGCCCGCCACCCCGTCGGTCAGCAGGCGATCGAGCATCTCGGCGTTGCTCTCCGACGGCGGCGACCACGTCTCCACCAGGCCCGCCGCCCGCACCGCGCCGCGCGACTTCGGCCCCCTGGTCAGCAGCCGCGCCGCCCCGAGCCTGGAGAGCAGCCCCGTGCCCAGTCCCCAGCCCTCGGCGGCCTCCAGCCAGCCTCGGAAGCCGATCGCCGTGGTCACCACCACCGCGTCCACCGGGGCACGCAGCACCGACTCGGTGGCCGCGCGCAGCCGCGCGTCGTCGGCCAGCGGGATGATCCGGATCGCGGGGGCGTGCACCACCACCGCGCCCTTGCGTTCCAACAGCGCGACGAGCTCCTCCGCCCGGCGTGCGGCCGTGACGCCGACCGTGAAACCCGCCAGGGGCGGCAGCTCGTCCTCGGCCGCCCCGCGTGCCGTCACGGACGTCCCACCTGGACGGTCTCCGCCACGAGCCGCACCGGATGAGCCCGAACGAAGATCGTCGGGTCGTCCAGGCAACGCCCGGTCCGCAGGTCGAACGCCTGCTTGTGCATGGGTGAGCTGACCACCGGCCTGCCCGCCCGATCGCCGACGATGCCTCGGGACAGCACGGCCGCGCCGCTCACCGGGTCGAGATTGTCCAGGGCGAACAGCTCGTCGTCCTGGGTGCGGAACACCGCGATCTGCTCTCCGGAAGGCAGCAGCACGGCCACGCCGTGCTCCGGCGGCAGCATCCGCAGCGCGCAGACGTTCACCCAGGTCGGTTCCAACACCGCGGTCATCGACTCTTCACCTCCGGGACGCCGAGGAGCACCGGCACGCGCTGGCCGCGCTCCTCACGGAACGAGATGGACGGATCAGGGGTGCCCGGCGCGTTCACGAAGGAGCTGAACCGGGCCAGCTTCTCCGGGTCGTCCAGCACACCGCGCCATTCGTCGACGTAGTCGGTGACGTGCGCGGCCATCGCGGCCTCCAGATCGGCGCAGATGCCCAGACTGTCGTCGACGATCACCGCTCTGAGGTGGTCGAGACCGCCCTCCATGGCCTCGATCCAGGCGGCTGTCCGCTGCAGGCGGTCGGCGGTGCGGACGTAGAACATGAGGAAGCGGTCGATCAGCCGCACCAGCGTGTCGGTGTCGACGTCGGTGACCAGCAGCTCGGCGTGTCGGGGTGTGAAGCCGCCGTTGCCGCCCACGTAGAGGTTCCAGCCGGAGTCGGTCGCGATGACCCCGACGTCCTTGCCCCTGGCCTCGGCGCACTCGCGGGCACAGCCGGAGACACCCGCCTTGATCTTGTGCGGCGCGCGCAGCCCGCGGTAGCGCAGTTCCAGGTCCACCGCGAGGCTCACGGAATCCTGCACGCCGAACCGGCACCAGGTCGAGCCGACGCAGGACTTCACCGCGCGCAGGGCCTTGCCGTAGGCGTGGCCGGACTCGAAGCCCGCCTCGACCAGCCTGCGCCAGATCCGCGGCAGCTGGTCCACGGTCGCCCCGAGCAGGTCGATCCGCTGCGCGCCGGTGATCTTGGTGTACAGCCCGAAGTCCTGGGCGACCTGCGCGATCAACAGCAGCCGATCCGGAGTGATCTCCCCGCCGGGGATCCTCGGCACCACCGAGTACGTCCCGTTGCGCTGGATGTTGGCCAGGTAACGGTCGTTGGTGTCCTGGAGGCCCGCCTGCTCGCCGTCCAGGACGTGTCCGCCGCCGAGCGAGGCCAGGATCGACGCGGCCACCGGCTTGCACACGTCGCAGCCGCGTCCTCGGCCGTGCCGGGCGATCAGATCGCTGAAGGTCCGCAGGCCCGTGGACCGGACGATCTCGAACAGCTCCGCCCTGGTGTGCTCGAAGTGCTCGCACAGGGCGCGGGACTGCTCGACGCCGCGCGCGGCCAGCATCCGCTT
This genomic stretch from Actinoalloteichus hoggarensis harbors:
- a CDS encoding MFS transporter — its product is MSSQRHARRAWLIWTFAVIVYLAAVFHRGSLGVAGTLASERFAIGPAALGVFTVVQVGVYAAMQIPTGLLVDRFGPRRVLTAAAVLLGVGQLLFALVDSYPAALAARVTVGVGDALTWVSILRLVAAHFSSRRYALVASISSALGALGGVLATVPLGLALTNVGWTPTFAIVGLLTASYAVIAGRFVRDTPPVAVEPPQASSAPTGLREVLSRVPAVWRVPGTRLAFWVHFSTMFLPGVLGLLWGFPYLVDGIGVSPGTAGVLVGLLVFGGVFAGPLVGALIGHRPTCRMPLVIGYLLATVSALTMLLAWPGDGPPLLLVTVAFVVFACGGPASSVAFALVRDYNSLTEVGTATGVANVGGHLATAFSALLIGLLLDATAVDGTGSFRIAFLGVGALLLFGLSRTLVWWRRARAVVLAADARGESVPVRLRHQRWDLRQAPVPARV
- the truB gene encoding tRNA pseudouridine(55) synthase TruB — its product is MSGPTRKPRASRPPVPPGLVVVDKESGMTSHDVVAVARRILGTRKIGHAGTLDPMATGVLVLGVERATKLLGHLALDTKAYLATIRLGSATTTDDAEGAVLSTADASGIGESDVRAAIAPLVGDIQQRPSAVSAVKVDGKRAYARVRAGEEVELPPRPVTVARFDVLAQRTEGEYVDLDVLVECSSGTYVRALARDLGASLGVGGHLAALRRTRVGPFGIGAAKTLARLEEKPELSLGLADAVAAAFPRRDLDHAEASALAHGGRLPLAGITGAYGAFDPAGRLIALVSEKNGQATSLVVFAPAGAAADAR
- a CDS encoding bifunctional riboflavin kinase/FAD synthetase — encoded protein: MQRWRGLDAVPTNWGRCVVTIGIFDGVHRGHRQLIASAVRRARELELPCVLLTFDPHPSEVVRPGSHPAQLSTLRRRAELVEELGVDVFCVLPFTSEVAKTPPDAFVHEVLVERLHAAAVVVGENFTFGHRAAGDVALLRTLGRRFGFVAEGTHLLAENELTYSSTYIRSCLSAGDVAAAAEALGRPYRLEGIVIRGDGRGRELGFPTANLSTHRYAAVPGDGVYACRFVVRSHDGAQERRVLPAAVSVGTNPTFSGEERRVEAYVLDVNEDFYGEHVELDFVAKLRNMERYAEVQALIDQMNVDVRRTREILTGRA
- a CDS encoding helix-turn-helix domain-containing protein, coding for MEEQKIVQRNLALQREWYGEPLGDRVRRLVVAYRISQAQLADVLGISAPMLSQVMSGRRAKIGNPSVLARLVMLERRALARDVIAGDREAIQRALDEVRNSRPTVARGELPINEGNHADIVAQVLGQAASFDELIEAAELIEGRLPKLARVLRDAARD
- a CDS encoding 2'-5' RNA ligase family protein, whose protein sequence is MRLFTTLWPTSAVVDDLRATLTRIRDRRPGIAGPGLRFGPETEWHVTLAFHGEDVDSAPVADRLRALMTGLTSPRLRIAGAGTFAKVLWARVVPEDDAAAAALTALVSAAGGDPADYQAHLTLARWRPPADEPKALTAALADYVGPSWRPAEASLVESGSIVAEGSRFRRVLDVALTR
- a CDS encoding uroporphyrinogen-III synthase; its protein translation is MTARGAAEDELPPLAGFTVGVTAARRAEELVALLERKGAVVVHAPAIRIIPLADDARLRAATESVLRAPVDAVVVTTAIGFRGWLEAAEGWGLGTGLLSRLGAARLLTRGPKSRGAVRAAGLVETWSPPSESNAEMLDRLLTDGVAGRRVVVQLHGEPQPEFVGALRAAGADVVEVPVYRWQPPSDPTPLHRLVDAVLTRQVDALTFTSAPAVASLLAAAAETGREEPLLAQLRREVLAACVGSICAGPLVARGVPVVRPERARIGALVRELAVTLPARAGRLWIAAREVELRGHAAVVDGMLRPVPRAPMAVFRALAATPGRVVPRRRLLAALPTGGDEHAVETAIGRLRTALGEPRLVQTVVKRGYRLAVDPR
- the nirD gene encoding nitrite reductase small subunit NirD: MTAVLEPTWVNVCALRMLPPEHGVAVLLPSGEQIAVFRTQDDELFALDNLDPVSGAAVLSRGIVGDRAGRPVVSSPMHKQAFDLRTGRCLDDPTIFVRAHPVRLVAETVQVGRP